One segment of Ureibacillus thermophilus DNA contains the following:
- a CDS encoding FAD-dependent oxidoreductase, with the protein MQNSLWLQNVTPTSLNSLSSSLNCDVCIVGGGLTGIYTAYLLAKKGVDVVLLEANSSIASGTTGHSTGKLTPQHGAVFDPLLNTFNEEEVRTYYEANVNAIENALREAAAETFRHADSYLYATTDQGAETIKKELAAYHKVGIQGIETTETELPFEVKTALKMENTYQIHPVNFAQHFAELALKAGAKLYVNTRVTKLAVDEHCLLTENDFEVNFKSVVLATHYPIEAIKGLHIAKLTIDRSYLMATKTSALLKGQYLSTDSSSRTVRTAFIDNQPYFIFGGSSHTAGAVQNTQVYYEMLEKELVSEYGLPKPEYLWSAQDPNTADYIPYVGRISDSEPRIYIATGYRKWGLSNSLVAGEIISTELTSGKHPAQHLYSPSRNLFGKTFMRMLKAIGFTVSNLAEGYLIRAEAPKCTHLGCKTQWNEADETWDCPCHGSRFDKYGNVIEGPAVYPLILE; encoded by the coding sequence ATGCAAAATTCGCTCTGGTTGCAAAATGTGACCCCTACCTCTTTGAATTCTTTATCCTCTTCATTGAATTGCGATGTTTGCATTGTGGGAGGGGGATTGACAGGGATATATACGGCCTATCTCCTTGCAAAAAAAGGGGTCGATGTCGTTTTGTTGGAAGCAAACTCCTCAATCGCTTCCGGCACAACGGGGCATTCCACTGGAAAATTAACCCCTCAACATGGAGCAGTCTTTGATCCATTGTTGAATACTTTTAATGAAGAGGAAGTGCGGACCTATTATGAAGCGAATGTGAACGCGATCGAAAACGCTCTTCGGGAAGCGGCGGCAGAAACTTTCAGGCATGCCGATTCTTACTTGTATGCAACGACAGACCAAGGAGCAGAAACAATAAAAAAGGAATTGGCAGCTTATCATAAAGTTGGTATACAAGGCATCGAAACAACGGAGACGGAACTTCCCTTCGAAGTGAAGACCGCATTGAAGATGGAAAACACCTATCAAATTCATCCCGTCAACTTTGCTCAACATTTTGCCGAGTTGGCATTGAAAGCCGGGGCTAAATTATACGTGAATACAAGGGTTACGAAGCTGGCCGTTGATGAACATTGCCTGCTGACAGAGAATGATTTTGAAGTGAATTTCAAGTCGGTTGTTCTTGCAACCCACTATCCGATCGAAGCAATCAAGGGACTGCACATTGCAAAGTTAACTATTGACCGCTCCTATTTAATGGCAACAAAAACTTCGGCATTATTAAAAGGGCAATATTTGTCCACCGATTCATCTTCCCGGACGGTGCGCACAGCTTTCATTGACAATCAGCCTTACTTTATTTTCGGAGGCAGTTCCCACACAGCAGGGGCTGTGCAAAATACACAAGTATATTATGAAATGCTGGAGAAAGAGCTTGTTTCGGAATATGGTTTGCCTAAACCGGAATATTTGTGGAGCGCGCAAGATCCGAACACTGCCGACTATATTCCGTATGTCGGACGCATTTCGGACAGTGAGCCGAGAATCTATATTGCCACAGGATACCGAAAATGGGGACTTTCCAACTCCCTTGTTGCGGGAGAAATCATTTCCACAGAACTGACAAGTGGAAAACATCCAGCCCAGCACCTGTACAGCCCTTCAAGAAATTTATTTGGCAAAACGTTTATGCGGATGTTGAAGGCGATCGGCTTCACGGTATCAAATCTTGCGGAAGGTTATTTAATACGGGCGGAAGCTCCAAAATGCACCCATTTAGGATGCAAAACCCAATGGAATGAAGCCGATGAAACATGGGATTGCCCTTGCCACGGATCCCGTTTTGATAAATACGGCAATGTCATCGAAGGACCGGCAGTGTATCCTCTCATTTTAGAATAA